The following coding sequences lie in one Acropora palmata chromosome 3, jaAcrPala1.3, whole genome shotgun sequence genomic window:
- the LOC141877302 gene encoding uncharacterized protein LOC141877302 gives MHSSQAAVFFCGIFLQRFTCVACVDLNSLDYIAIGVSLTLAIVILVFLIVFYYLAQRRTAAGGNIEEMGQENPNANGYRTGRVQGITLTSLSSTSQVPNREPIYYNYVTYC, from the exons ATGCATTCCTCCCAAGCAGCAGTGTTTTTCTGTGGGATTTTTCTTCAGCGCTTCACATGTGTCGCTTGTG TGGACCTCAATTCCCTTGATTACATCGCTATTGGTGTTTCCTTAACATTAGCAATTGTTATTTTGGTATTCCTTATTGTCTTTTACTACCTTGCGCAACGAAGGACCGCAGCGGGTGGCAACATCGAAGAAATGGGACAA GAAAATCCGAATGCCAATGGCTACAGAACTGGAAGAGTGCAAGGAATAACCTTAACTTCATTATCTTCTACGAGCCAAGTACCAAACAGAGAGCccatttattataattacGTGACGTACTGTTAA